One Syngnathus acus chromosome 13, fSynAcu1.2, whole genome shotgun sequence genomic window carries:
- the smtla gene encoding somatolactin alpha, protein MTAIQGALWALLSWPCLLSTSFLLECTDQDQVIHPYCLSISQDKLLDRVIQHAELIQHVAEESCSLFEDIFVPYPLRLQSNQEAYACLTKAIPIPSSIGEVQQMSDKWLLHSVLMLVQSWIEPLVYLQTTLDRYDGAPEMLLNKTKWMSDKLISLEHGVVVLTKKMLNEGLLTSYSDQGLFQYDMQTDMVESVMRDYVLLSCFKKDSHKMVTFLKLLKCRQIEDYNCA, encoded by the exons ATGACTG ctATACAGGGAGCTCTATGGGCTTTGTTGTCCTGGCcttgcctcctcagcaccagTTTCCTGCTCGAGTGTACGGACCAGGACCAGGTCATCCACCCCTACTGTTTATCTATTTCACAGGACAAGCTTCTGGATAGGGTGATCCAGCATGCCGAGCTCATCCAACATGTCGCAGAAGAGTCATgttctttgttt GAGGACATATTTGTCCCATATCCATTGCGGCTTCAAAGTAACCAGGAGGCCTATGCGTGCCTTACAAAGGCCATCCCTATTCCAAGCTCCATTGGTGAAGTCCAGCAAATGTCT GACAAATGGTTGCTCCACTCGGTGCTAATGCTGGTCCAATCGTGGATTGAGCCCTTGGTTTACCTACAGACAACACTGGACCGCTATGATGGAGCTCCAGAAATGCTCCTCAATAAGACCAAATGGATGTCAGACAAACTTATCAGTTTGGAGCATGGAGTCGTCGTTCTCACTAAAAAG ATGCTGAATGAGGGCCTACTGACGAGTTACAGCGACCAAGGCTTGTTCCAATACGACATGCAGACTGATATGGTAGAATCTGTCATGAGGGACTACGTCTTACTCAGCTGCTTCAAGAAAGACTCCCATAAAATGGTGACATTCCTCAAGCTTCTTAAATGTAGACAAATCGAAGATTACAACTGTGCATAA